A stretch of Gorilla gorilla gorilla isolate KB3781 chromosome 9, NHGRI_mGorGor1-v2.1_pri, whole genome shotgun sequence DNA encodes these proteins:
- the NUMA1 gene encoding nuclear mitotic apparatus protein 1 isoform X2 — protein MTLHATRGAALLSWVNSLHVADPVEAVLQLQDCSIFIKIIGRIHGAEEGQQILKQPVSERLDFVCSFLQKNRKHPSSPECLVSAQKVLEGSELELAKMTMLLLYHSTMSSKSPRDWEQFEYKIQAELAVILKFVLDHEDGLNLNEDLENFLQKAPVPSTCSSTFPEELSPPSHQAKREIRFLELQKVASSSSGNNFLSGSPASPMGDILQTPQFQMRRLKKQLADERSNRDELELELAENRKLLTEKDAQIAMMQQRIDRLALLNEKQAASPLEPKELEELRDKNESLTMRLHETLKQCQDLKTEKSQMDRKINQLSEENGDLSFKLREFASHLQQLQDALNELTEEHSKATQEWLEKQAQLEKELSAALQDKKCLEEKNEILQGKLSQLEEHLSQLQDNPPQEKGEVLGDVLQLETLKQEAATLAANNTQLQARVEMLETERGQQEAKLLAERDHFEEEKQQLSSLITDLQSSISNLSQAKEELEQASQAHGARLTAQVASLTSELTTLNATIQQQDQELAGLKQQAKEKQAQLAQTLQQQEQASQGLRHQVEQLSSSLKQKEQQLKEVAEKQEATRQDHAQQLATAAEEREASLRERDAALKQLEALEKEKAAKLEILQQQLQVANEARDTAQTSVTQAQREKAELSRKVEELRACVETALQEQHEAQAQVAELELQLRSEQQKATEKERVAQEKDQLQEQLQALKESLKVTKGSLEEEKRRAADALEEQQRCISELKAETRSLVEQHKREQKELEEERAGRKGLEARLQQLGEAHQAETEVLRQELAEAMAAQRTAESECEQLVKEVAAWRERYEDSQQEEAQYGAMFQEQLMTLKEECEKARQELQEAKEKVAGIESHSELQISRQQNELAELHANLARALQQVQEKEVRAQKLADDLSTLQEKMAATSKEVARLETLVRKAGEQQETASRELVKEPARAGDRQPEWLEEPQGRQFCSTQAALQAMEREAEQMGNELERLRAALMESQGQQQEERGQQEREVARLTQERGRAQADLALEKAARAELEMRLQNALNEQRVEFATLQEALAHALTEKEGKDQELAKLRGLEAAQIKELEELRQTVKQLKEQLAKKEKEHASGSGAQSEAAGRTEPTGPKLEALRAEVSKLEQQCQQQQEQADSLERSLEAERASRAERDSALETLQGQLEEKAQELGHSQSALASAQRELAALRTKVQDHSKAEDEWKAQVARGRQEAERKNSLISSLEEEVSILNRQVLEKEGESKELKRLVMAESEKSQKLEERLRLLQAETASNSARAAERSSALREEVQSLREEAEKQRVASENLRQELTSQAERAEELGQELKAWQEKFFQKEQALSTLQLEHTSTQALVSELLPAKHLYQQLQAEQAAAEKRHREELEQSKQAAGGLRAELLRAQRELGELIPLRQKVAEQERTAQQLRAEKASYAEQLSMLKKAHGLLAEENRGLGERANLGRQFLEVELDQAREKYVQELAAVRADAETRLAEVQREAQSTARELEVMTAKYEGAKVKVLEERQRFQEERQKLTVQVEELSKKLADSDQASKVQQQKLKAVQAQGGESQQEAQRLQARLNELQAQLSQKEQAAEHYKLQMEKAKTHYDAKKQQNQELQEQLRSLEQLQKENKELRAEAERLGHELQQAGLKTKEAEQTCRHLTAQVRSLEAQVAHADQQLRDLGKFQVATDALKSREPQAKPQLDLSIDSLDLSCEEGTPLSITRHKALMTIIPDLSPNNPLSKLPRTQPDGTSVPGEPASPISQRLPPKVESLESLYFTPIPARSQAPLESSLDSLGDVFLDSGRKTRSARRRTTQIINITMTKKLDVEEPDSANSSFYSTRSAPASQASLRATSSTQSLARLGSPDYGNSALLSLPGYRPTTRSSARRSQAGVSSGAPPGRNSFYMGTCQDEPEQLDDWNRIAELQQRNRVCPPHLKTCYPLESRPSVSLGTITDEEMKTGDPQETLRRASMQPIQIAEGTGITTRQQRKRVSLEPHQGPGTPESKKATSCFPRPMTPRDRHEGRKQSTTEAQKKAAPASTKQADRRQSMAFSILNTPKKLGNSLLRRGASKKALSKASPNTRSGTRRSPRIATTTASAATAAAIAATPRAKGKAKH, from the exons CCATGGCGCTGAAGAGGGACAGCAAATCTTGAAGCAGCCGGTGTCAGAGAGACTGGACTTTGTGTGCAGTTTTCTGCAGA AAAATCGAAAACATCCCTCTTCCCCAGAATGCCTGGTGTCTGCACAGAAGGTGCTAGAGGGATCAGAGCTGGAACTGGCGAAG ATGACCATGCTGCTCTTATACCACTCTACCATGAGCTCCAAAAGTCCCAGGGACTGGGAACAGTTTGAATATAAAATTCAG gctgagtTGGCTGTCATTCTTAAATTTGTGCTGGACCATGAGGACGGGCTAAACCTTAATGAGGACCTAGAGAACTTCCTACAGAAAG CTCCTGTGCCTTCTACCTGTTCTAGCACATTCCCTGAAGAGCTCTCCCCACCTAGCCACCAGGCCAAGAGGGAGATTCGCTTCCTAGAGCTACAGAAGGTTGCCTCCTCTTCCAGTGGGAACAA ctttcTCTCAGGTTCTCCAGCTTCTCCCATGGGTGATATCCTGCAGACCCCACAGTTCCAGATGAGACGGCTGAAGAAGCAGCTTGCTGATGAGAGAAGTAATAGGGatgagctggagctggagctagCTGAGAACCGCAAGCTCCTCACCGAGAAGG ATGCACAGATAGCCATGATGCAGCAGCGCATTGACCGCCTAGCCCTGCTGAATGAGAAGCAGGCGGCCAGCCCACTGGAGCCCAAGGAGCTTGAGGAGCTGCGTGACAAGAATGAGAG CCTTACCATGCGGCTGCATGAAACCCTGAAGCAGTGCCAGGACCTGAAGACAGAGAAGAGCCAGATGGATCGCAAAATCAACCAGCTTTCGGAGGAGAATGGAGACCTTTCCTTTAAG CTGCGGGAGTTTGCCAGTCATCTGCAGCAGCTACAGGATGCCCTCAATGAGCTGACGGAGGAGCACAGCAAGGCCACTCAGGAGTGGCTAGAGAAGCAGGCCCAGCTGGAGAAGGAGCTCAGCGCAGCCCTGCAGGACAAG AAATGCCTTGAAGAGAAGAACGAAATCCTTCAGGGAAAACTTTCACAGCTGGAAGAACACTTGTCCCAGCTGCAGGATAACCCACCCCAGGAGAAGGGCGAGGTGCTGGGTGATGTCTTGCAG CTGGAAACCTTGAAGCAAGAGGCAGCCACTCTTGCTGCAAACAACACACAGCTCCAAGCCAGGGTAGAGATGCTGGAGACTGAGCGAGGCCAGCAGGAAGCCAAGCTGCTTGCTGAGCGGGACCACTTCGAAGAAGAAAAGCAGCAGCTGTCTAGCCTGATCACCGACCTGCAGAGCTCCATCTCCAACCTCAGCCAGGCCAAGGAAGAGCTGGAGcaggcctcccaggctcatgggGCCCGGTTGACTGCCCAGGTGGCCTCTCTGACCTCTGAGCTCACCACACTCAATGCCACCATCCAGCAACAGGATCAAGAACTGGCTGGCCTGAAGCAGCAGGCCAAAGAGAAGCAGGCCCAGCTAGCACAGACCCTCCAACAGCAAGAACAGGCCTCCCAGGGCCTCCGCCACCAGGTGGAGCAGCTAAGCAGTAGCCTGAAGCAGAAGGAGCAGCAGTTGAAGGAGGTAGCTGAGAAGCAGGAGGCAACTAGGCAGGACCATGCCCAGCAACTGGCCACTGCTGCAGAGGAGCGAGAGGCCTCCTTAAGGGAGCGGGATGCGGCTCTCAAGCAGCTGGAGGCGCTGGAGAAGGAGAAGGCTGCCAAGCTGGAGATTCTGCAGCAGCAACTTCAGGTGGCTAATGAAGCCCGGGACACTGCCCAGACCTCAGTGACACAGGCCCAGCGGGAGAAGGCAGAGCTGAGCCGGAAGGTGGAGGAACTCCGGGCCTGTGTTGAGACAGCCCTCCAGGAACAGCATGAGGCCCAGGCCCAGGTTGCAGAGCTAGAGTTGCAGCTGCGGTCTGAGCAGCAAAAAGCAACTGAGAAAGAAAGGGTGGCCCAGGAGAAGGACCAGCTCCAGGAGCAGCTCCAGGCCCTCAAAGAGTCCTTGAAGGTCACCAAGGGCAGTCTTGAAGAGGAGAAGCGCAGGGCTGCAGATGCCCTGGAAGAGCAGCAGCGTTGTATCTCTGAGCTGAAGGCAGAGACCCGAAGCCTGGTGGAGCAGCATAAGCGGGAACAAAAGGAGCTGGAAGAAGAGAGGGCTGGGCGCAAGGGGCTGGAGGCTCGATTACAGCAGCTTGGGGAGGCCCATCAGGCTGAGACTGAAGTCCTGCGGCAGGAGCTGGCAGAGGCCATGGCTGCCCAGCGCACAGCTGAGAGTGAGTGTGAGCAGCTCGTCAAAGAAGTAGCTGCCTGGCGTGAGCGGTATGAGGATAGCCAGCAAGAGGAGGCACAGTATGGCGCCATGTTCCAGGAACAGCTGATGACTTTGAAGGAGGAATGTGAGAAGGCCCGCCAGGAGCTGCAGGAGGCAAAGGAGAAGGTGGCAGGCATAGAATCCCACAGCGAGCTCCAGATAAGCCGGCAGCAGAACGAACTAGCTGAGCTCCATGCCAACCTGGCCAGAGCACTCCAGCAGGTCCAAGAGAAGGAAGTCAGGGCCCAGAAGCTTGCAGACGACCTCTCCACTCTGCAGGAAAAGATGGCTGCCACCAGCAAAGAGGTGGCCCGCTTGGAGACCTTGGTGCGCAAGGCAGGTGAGCAGCAGGAAACAGCCTCCCGGGAGTTAGTCAAGGAGCCTGCGAGGGCAGGAGACAGACAGCCCGAGTGGCTGGAAGAGCCACAGGGACGCCAGTTCTGCAGCACACAGGCAGCGCTGCAGGCTATGGAGCGGGAGGCAGAGCAGATGGGCAATGAGCTGGAACGGCTGCGGGCCGCGCTGATGGAGAGCCAggggcagcagcaggaggagcGTGGGCAGCAGGAAAGGGAGGTGGCGCGGCTGACCCAGGAGCGGGGCcgtgcccaggctgaccttgccCTGGAGAAGGCGGCCAGAGCAGAGCTTGAGATGCGGCTGCAGAATGCCCTCAACGAGCAGCGTGTGGAGTTCGCTACCCTGCAAGAGGCACTGGCTCATGCCCTGACGGAAAAGGAAGGCAAGGACCAGGAGTTGGCCAAGCTTCGTGGTCTGGAGGCAGCCCAGATAAAAGAGCTGGAGGAACTTCGGCAAACCGTGAAGCAACTGAAGGAACAGCTggctaagaaagaaaaggagcacGCATCTGGCTCAGGAGCCCAATCTGAGGCTGCTGGCAGGACAGAGCCAACAGGCCCCAAGCTGGAGGCACTGCGGGCAGAGGTGAGCAAGCTGGAGCAGCAatgccagcagcagcaggagcaggctGACAGCCTGGAACGCAGCCTCGAGGCTGAGCGGGCCTCCCGGGCTGAGCGGGACAGTGCTCTGGAGACTCTGCAGGGCCAGTTAGAGGAGAAGGCCCAGGAGCTAGGGCACAGTCAGAGTGCCTTAGCCTCGGCCCAACGGGAGTTGGCTGCCCTCCGCACCAAGGTACAAGACCACAGCAAGGCTGAAGATGAGTGGAAGGCCCAGGTGGCCCGGGGCCGGCAAGAGGCTGAGAGGAAAAATAGCCTCATCAGCAGCTTGGAGGAGGAGGTGTCCATCCTGAATCGCCAGGTCCTGGAGAAGGAGGGGGAAAGCAAGGAGTTGAAGCGGCTGGTGATGGCTGAGTCAGAGAAGAGCCAGAAGCTGGAGGAGAGGCTGCGCCTGCTGCAGGCAGAGACAGCCAGCAACAGTGCCAGAGCTGCAGAACGCAGCTCTGCTCTGCGGGAGGAGGTGCAGAGCCTCCGGGAGGAGGCTGAGAAACAGCGGGTGGCTTCAGAGAACCTGCGGCAGGAGCTGACCTCACAGGCTGAGCGTGCAGAGGAGCTGGGCCAAGAATTGAAGGCGTGGCAGGAGAAGTTCTTCCAGAAAGAGCAGGCCCTCTCCACCCTGCAGCTCGAGCACACCAGCACACAGGCCCTGGTGAGTGAGCTGCTGCCAGCTAAGCACCTCTACCAGCAGCTGCAGGCCGAGCAGGCCGCTGCTGAGAAACGCCACCGTGAGGAGCTGGAGCAGAGCAAGCAGGCCGCTGGGGGACTGCGGGCAGAGCTGCTGCGGGCCCAGCGGGAGCTTGGGGAGCTGATTCCTCTGCGGCAGAAGGTGGCAGAGCAGGAGCGAACAGCTCAGCAGCTGCGGGCAGAGAAGGCCAGCTATGCAGAGCAGCTGAGCATGCTGAAGAAGGCGCATGGCCTGCTGGCAGAGGAGAACCGAGGGCTGGGTGAGCGGGCCAACCTTGGCCGGCAGTTTCTGGAAGTGGAGTTGGACCAGGCCCGGGAGAAGTATGTCCAAGAGTTGGCAGCCGTACGTGCTGATGCTGAGACCCGTCTGGCTGAGGTGCAGCGAGAAGCACAGAGCACTGCCCGGGAGCTGGAGGTGATGACTGCCAAGTATGAGGGTGCCAAGGTCAAGGTCCTGGAGGAGAGGCAGCGGTTCCAGGAAGAGAGGCAGAAACTCACTGTCCAG gtGGAAGAACTGAGTAAGAAACTGGCTGACTCTGACCAAGCCAGCAAGGTGCAGCAGCAGAAGCTGAAG GCTGTCCAGGCTCAGGGAGGCGAGAGCCAGCAGGAGGCCCAGCGCCTCCAGGCCCGGCTGAATGAACTGCAAGCCCAGTTGAGCCAGAAGGAGCAGGCAGCTGAGCACTATAAGCTGCAG ATGGAGAAAGCCAAAACACATTATGATGCCAAGAAGCAGCAGAACCAAGAGCTGCAGGAGCAGCTGCGGAGCCTGGAGCAGCtgcagaaggaaaacaaagagCTGCGAGCTGAAGCTGAACGGCTGGGCCATGAGCTACAGCAGGCTGGGCTGAAGACCAAGGAGGCTGAACAGACCTGCCGCCACCTTACTGCCCAGGTGCGCAGCCTGGAGGCACAG GTTGCCCATGCAGACCAGCAGCTTCGAGACCTGGGCAAATTCCAGGTGGCAACTGATGCTTTAAAGAGCCGTGAGCCCCAGGCTAAGCCCCAGCTGGACTTGAGTATTGACAGCCTGGATCTGAGCTGCGAGGAGGGGACCCCACTCAGTATCACCAG ACATAAAGCACTCATGACAATTATACCTGATTTGTCCCCCAACAACCCTCTGAG CAAGCTGCCTCGTACCCAGCCAGACGGCACCAGCGTCCCTGGAGAACCAGCCTCACCTATCTCCCAGCGCCTGCCCCCCAAGGTAGAATCCCTGGAGAGTCTCTACTTCACTCCCATCCCTGCTCGGAGTCAGGCCCCcctggagagcagcctggactCCCTGGGAGACGTCTTCCTGGACTCGGGTCGTAAGACCCGCTCCGCTCGTCGGCGCACCACGCAGATCATCAACATCACCATGACCAAG aaGCTAGATGTGGAAGAGCCAGACAGCGCCAACTCATCCTTCTATAGCACACGGTCTGCTCCTGCTTCCCAGGCTAGCCTGCGAGCCACCTCCTCTACTCAGTCTCTAGCTCGCCTGGGTTCTCCCGATTATGGCAACTCAGCCCTGCTCAGCTTGCCTGGCTACCGCCCCACCACTCGCAGTTCTGCTCGTCGTTCCCAGGCCGGGGTGTCCAGTGGGGCCCCTCCAG GAAGGAACAGCTTCTACATGGGCACTTGCCAGGATGAGCCTGAGCAGCTGGATGACTGGAACCGCATTGCAGAGCTGCAGCAGCGCAATCGAGTGTGCCCCCCACATCTGAAGACCTGCTATCCCCTGGAGTCCAGG CCTTCCGTGAGCCTGGGCACCATCACAGATGAGGAGATGAAAACCGGAGACCCCCAAGAGACCCTGCGCCGAGCCAGCATGCAGCCAATCCAGATAGCCGAGGGCACTGGCATCACCACCCGGCAGCAGCGCAAACGGGTCTCCCTAGAGCCCCACCAGGGCCCTGGAACTCCTGAg TCTAAGAAGGCCACCAGCTGTTTCCCACGCCCCATGACTCCCCGAGACCGACATGAAGGGCGCAAACAGAGCACTACTGAGGCCCAGAAGAAAGCAGCTCCAGCTTCTACTAAACAG GCTGACCGGCGCCAGTCGATGGCCTTCAGCATCCTCAACACACCCAAGAAGCTAGGGAACAGCCTTCTGCGGCGGGGAGCCTCAAAGAAGGCCCTGTCCAAGGCTTCCCCCAACACTCGCAGTGGAACCCGCCGTTCTCCACGCATtgccaccaccacagccagcgcCGCCACTGCTGCCGCCATTGCTGCCACCCCTCGAGCCAAGGGCAAG GCAAAGCACTAA